ATCATATCAGATGTTTATTAttcacaaagcaaaataaatgatcaaatttAGAATAAAAAAGGTTTGAAAGGCAGAAGTTGAAGTAGATATTCAAGTTTGTGATAGCGGTATCAGTATCGTACACAAAAAGTGGTACCATCCCAACTCTAATGTTAACTCCAGTACTGTACAAACCCTTCCAGCACACATTAGGGTGGATGGGGAGGTTGAAGCCAGTTGTTTGTGGCATTACATCATCTTTGACATAATCATAGTCTCCTCTGGTTTATTCCAGCTCACTGATTGGACCGTCTGAATTCCAGTCCTCAGCAGCACATCGCTGGCTGTTGCCAGTAAACAGTATAAAACTGAGTCAGGGTGACAGTACGGACTGTTAGTGATGGACTAATACAGTGTTGaatgtctttgtaaatgtaaataatccaGGAGAGAACTTTGAATATGATGGATaatgtttcagtcatttctatgtTTACTCTGACGGGGTTTAACGGCACAGCAAACCACAGAGTCACTCTCTTTGCTCTCACCCTGCTGTGCTATGGTGTGATTTGGCTGGCAAACATGACCATTATTGTGACAATCTGTATGGACAAATCTCTTCACGAGCCCATGTACATCTTCCTATGTAACCTGTGCATCAATGGACTCTATGGGACTACAGGTTTTTATCCAAAATTACTCAGTGATCTTTTGTCTTCCACTCATGTCATCTCTTACAGTGGATGTCTCCTGCAGGGCTTTGTGATGCACTCTTCAGTTTGTGCAGATGTAACTCTTCTAGCATTAATGGCCTTTGACAGatatgtggctctgtgtcagcctctgaCATACAACTCTGTGATGACGAAGGGAAGAATATGTGTTCTTGTGTCCATCGCTTGGCTTGTacccatttatttgattttgcaatCGACAATAGCAACATCATTAGCACGAGTGTGTGGCTCACATATACCAAGAATCTACTGTattaattattttgtcaataGACTCGCTTGTACTGCCTCATTAGCCAGTGTTGGTGTTCCAGCATTTAACTACACCATTTATGTGCTGTATTTCTTTTCTATTGTGTGGTCTTACATCCACCTGATCAAAGAATGCATCATTTCCAGTGAGAACAGAAGCAAGTTTATGCAAACATGTCTGCCACATCTCTTCTGTCTCACTATCTTATTGTTAAGTATGTTTTTTGACTTGATGTACATACGATTTGGCAACAACGGTATATCACACCATGTCGGGAATTTCATGTCCATTGTATGTCTCGTCATCCCTCCCATCTTCAACCCCCTGATATACGGTTTGAAGTTgacacaaataagaaaaaagatcaCGCAATTTTTCATCagaaagaagtagaagaagttCATGTTGTATGTTGTCGTCTGCCTTGTTGAAGTGCAAGGAAGGAACGTATAAgaaatatttttgtcattttctgttataatcttatttttttgGCGTGCAtctatttttcagttttaatggatGCACTGGTTATGTAGCATACATATAGTGAATTGTACTGTGTTGATTAGATAGTTTATAATCTACATGGGAAGTGTTGCTATTCTTGCTTTTAACTagtctagagctgaaacaattacttgatgaatcgattattaatccattactaaatgaatcgtcaactactTTGATGACCAactaatcagtttgaagctttttcatgattaaaacaagattttggattgtttcagcttcttagatgtgaatatttgatagtttatttgctccatattgtggacaaaaacaagacagtccagaacatcatcatttccaggtttgacaaacactgatttagtgtggaccaaacgattactcaattaatcgtgaaaatatcgttagttgcagctctagactAGTGCTATTATTTGACTCGTATACTGTATTCACAGGTTGAACAgtgtggaaataaagtaagagaaaaGGTTGAGatataagtatgttttttgACTTGTTGTACATACGATTTGGCAACAACAGTATATCACACCACGTCGGGAATTTCATGTCCATTGAATTTCTCATCATCCCTCCCATCTTCAACCCCCTGATATACGGTTTGAAGTTgacacaaataagaaaaaagatcaCGCAATTTTTCATCAGAAAGAAGTAAAGTTCATGTTGTATGTCGTCGTCTGCCTTGTTGAAGTGCAAGGAAGGAACGTATAAgaaatatttttgtcattttctgttatAATCTTGCAtctatttttcagttttaatggatGCACTAACATTGTTATGTAGCATACATAGAGTGAATGTTACTGTGTTGATTAGATAGTTTATAATCTACATGGAAAGTGTTGCTATTCTTGCTTTTAACTagtctagagctgaaacaataatcgattattaatcgattactaaatgaactaCTTTGATAAACaaaattaatcggtttgaagctttttcatgattaaaacaagatttcggattgtttcagcttcttagatgtgaataATTGATAGTTTATTtgctcatcatttccaggtttgacaaacactgatttagtgtggaccaaacgattactcaattaatcatgaaaatattgttagttgcagctctagactAGTGCTATTATTTGACTCGTATACTGTATTCACAGGTTGAACAgtgtggaaataaagtaagagagacaaggttgagatggtttggtcacgtgcagaggagggacagtgattatattggacgagggatgttgaagatggagccgccgggcaggaggagaagaggaagacctatggagaaggttcatggatgttgtgaaggaggacatgaggacagcgggtgtaacagaagaggacacaagagagaGGACATGATGGAGGCAAATGATGATCTGCTGTCGCGACCCCTAGAGGGAGAAGtggaaagaagaagacgaaggagAAGAACAGGCAGAAGTGTAACCAGAACAGGCCTCACCTCCAGACTGcttttttgattcttttttaacTGTGTTGTCACACTGTCCAGAAATGTATGGCAAACATTTTCTCCCCATCCTTTTAAATCTTCACTTCCCTCATCTATGTCTTGATCAGAACATCATCATATCAGATATTTATTATTCACAAAGCAAAATAATTGATCAAATTTAGAATAAAAAAGGTTTGAAAGAGTGAAGTTGAAGTGGACTCTCCAGATGGACTTACACCAGAGGCTGATGAAAGGCAGCTGTTGTTGCTATGATGTCCCTGGTGTAActcaatgaaaaacaacagagtcCCAGGAAACACAGTTAGTGAGCTAAGAATGATCTAGTGGTCAGTGTGGGCCGATCTCATGGGAGTCACTTAAACGCTGtgaataataaaaggaaaaacattttgCAATGTCCTCAGAGGTCAAGTAATAGAACATTCAACAACACAAATCTGGGCCCTACTTCACACACAGGCAGTAAATGTTAGGCCACTGATTCCAAGAGACTGGGTCAGGGCCCATAGATGTTTGGGCCATGACAATCACCACACTGGACTGCAGCCATACAGACCAGAATGTCAGCTTGACACGGCACAGGCATATATCAGTGTACGCCTGTTGAAAACAGGACTTTAGATCCTATAAGTGATTTTACGACTGGTTGCCAACTTGGTCTTCACACATCAAATGACAATTCagacaatataaaaatgttgacTATCTTCATTTAGAAAACATTGCAATCCACTTTTAGGGGGGTGGGAATCCCAGGATTTCTCACTATGCGATACGAGATACGCGGTCCATGAtatcaatattatcacaatacaccaattctgtgataatcgatatattgcaagacaatcgtTTAGCGATACATCACCATATCTGTctcacagaagaaaacaaatgtccGTGAAAAGttcaaagtgcaggatttctctatttattcacaacatgaagaacaaagtgcataatgTGGATgaggcatctcttaacgtagctttatCCACCATTATTCCGCAGTAAATTCCCTCTTCTTCATCCAGGTAACTTTCTGTCaatcatttgagcagcgccaccatgaggagacatgaagaagTGACGAccagtgagtgaaactggctAGAAACTGGAGTCCCttaatttgtacatttttttaaaatacctATATTTGCCCTGGCAAATCTCTTCTTCCTTGGGGCCATGACCtacaaatgcagaaaatgtcATGCAAATTCATCCTTCACCTTTGGAGTGATGCTGCTCAcagtcagaaaataaataaaaaataaatacatttattaaaaagtagCCAAAAACATTATCTCCTTGGCGATGGTAACAATGTCAGAGTACACCAATGAACACAAAATACAGCTTGTGTTTAAAGGTACAGCGTGTAAAAGGACCTAttgacgcttttccactacatagtcccAGCTcgacacggtttggttggttttccattacaatatagtaccacCTCAGTGTGGGTGGAGTTATCACTGCACGACTGCATGAAACTGGCATGACTTTCACacaacaaactagtgacttgtaaagcagttgtttcaatgtgctgaatcattagaatcagttcattaaaaagattagttcagtaattcctgcatgaccggagcacagacacagtcagtgaatacagcggcagggtttgtgatgcggctcacCGCTTGCGATCACCGCTTTCAGTTGTCGCTAAAGACTCCTCTTTTCACTGTGGAGAtgttagacatttccttggagatttaacatttaactgaTCTGACTAATCAGTGACTAATCAGTGGAAGGTAGTCTGTCGACATCACgtatagtatcggctcagctcgctggaaccttgccagagctgGTACTAAAAAAatgtactatcactaatggataagcaaaataaaaacctgtgcCGAGTGTGTGTTCTTCATGGTAAAGTGCCATAAGTAGCCTTCAGTTGCCCATTACAGTATTatgttgtaaaaacataatACTGTAATCCCCCAACAAACTATAAGGGTGGACACAGAGGAGCTGTACACACTAAGATCGGCATGGTGGGCACCGTGACCTTCTCTGTGCGCTACAGCTCGAAATCCCTGCCTGCATTCACCTTCCAGGTGTCCGACCATGGTGCCAACCTCCTTGGGTTTGATCTGTTCTGCGGCATGGGCTTCTCCATCACGGACAACACAGGCGCCACCATACTGACGGTGACCACGCCTTGACAGCAATGCTGGCCGTCGCTCTTTGCTGGCCTGGGCTGTCGCACCGCTTTCAATCATCAGCTCCTCATTGACCCAGCAGTGTCCCCTGTCATTCAATCTCTACGTCGGCTACCCCTGGCCCTACAGCTCTCTTCCCCACCGGTGCTCGCCCACTATGATCTGCAGAGCCCAAAATTTGTGACCTGTGACACCTCTAATGCCGCAGTTGGTGCTGTTCTGTCTTAACTCCAGCAAGGGGGTGAACGCCCAGTGGCGTTTGCTTCAAGGTCACTCACTCCAGCTGAGCAGAAGTACTCTGTAGATGAGAGGGAAGTGCTGGCTTGTGTCTGGGCATGTGAACGGTGGCATATGTACCTGTACAGACGTCACTTCACGCTGCGGACAGACCACCAGGTCCTTACAGCCCTGCTGGCCACGACGGGATCGGGACACAAGCCACTTCGCCTCTACCAGTGGTCTGAGAGGTTGCAGGCATACAATTTCACCACACAGTTCACGCCTGGTCGGGACAACGTTGTGGCAGACCTGCTCTCCAGAGTCAAGCTTAAGTCTGTTGAAGATGTTGCCCAGGACCCTTCAGAGACGGAGCTTGTCCTCATGCTGCACACACCCCTCCAAGGAGCCATTTCCCTGCAGGAGCTCTAAGACGCGTCTGCACAGGATTCTGTCCTCAATCAGCTCCGCACTTTCAGTGCAAAGTGGTCCCAAGCGCCTTGAGGGTGCACATCCTTGCCATGGTGCATGAGGGTCACCTGGGTGTTGTTAGAGTCAAGCAACGCTGCAGGGGCTTGGTCTGGTGGCCAGGCATCGACAGGGATGTGCAGACTATGGTGAAAGACTGTACAGCTTGCCTCACCAGCGGAAAGACAGGCCTGCCCCCACCTCCGCCCCTGCAGCCCCTGCCGTGGCCACCAACACCGTGGACCCACATCCAGGTGGACATCTGCGGTGAACTTCACGGCATCCCTCAGCACCAACGCTTCCTCCTGGAGGCCTACGACCTTCACTCTAAGTGGCCCGAGGTGCTGCCCACCGGTTCCGTCACTGCCAGTGTGGTCACTggtttcctctcttctctgtttGCCCGTTGAGGTGTGCCCGATACCATCACAACTGATAATGGGCCCCAGTTCATCTCGGCTGATTTCTCTTCCTTCCTGGCAGGGAGGGGAATTAAACACATTAAGACGGCCTTTTACCACCCTCAGGCTAATGGTGGCGTGGAGCGGTTCAACCAGACCCTCAAGAATGGGCTCAGAGCACACCTAGCAGGCAGCCTCCCGTTCTTATCAGCACTACAGAGCACCCTGCTTCATTACAGGGCTACGTCACACGCCACGACAGGCAGTTCTCCagccctcctctcctcctcccctggaTCACCTACGTCCTCAGAGGGGTGacactccagcagcagcaccctCACTAAGCAGAAGAGTGGCAGAGCAGCAGCGTTGCATGAAGCAGCGATTTGACAGGAAGCATCGGGTGAAGGGCCCTTCACTTGGTGTGTTAGATTGTGCCCGGATCCGTCGACCCAGTTAGTCCCATAAGCTGCTTTCATTCTGGTCTGCGCCACAGCAAATCACCACACAGCTGGGACCAGCGACCTTTCGCCTGGCTGATGGTTCACGCTGGCACGCCAGCCGTCTTAGACTGGTGAAACCACTGTCCACCTCTGACCAAGAAGCTGCGGCTGACCAACGGCACACAGTTACGAGGTGGGACTTCCTGGGAGACCAACCTGAAATCCCAGTTGGGCAACCGCCTGAAGCAGATTTGCCGGCTGAACCTCTGCAGCCCAATCTCCGCCCATTTCGGGTCCACCGGACGCCTCTTTACCTCAGGGACTATGATAccggttgaaaaaaaaaaaaagctagtgCATTGCCTGTTATGTGGCAGAATAATCCACAAGGCTTTGCCGTTAATCCGGCAGTCTACCCGAGTTATCCAGTCAGGTTGGCCATGTTCAGGCTAATGTACAGTTCaggttgtttttgtatgt
Above is a window of Solea senegalensis isolate Sse05_10M linkage group LG2, IFAPA_SoseM_1, whole genome shotgun sequence DNA encoding:
- the LOC122765092 gene encoding olfactory receptor 4Q2-like — protein: MMDNVSVISMFTLTGFNGTANHRVTLFALTLLCYGVIWLANMTIIVTICMDKSLHEPMYIFLCNLCINGLYGTTGFYPKLLSDLLSSTHVISYSGCLLQGFVMHSSVCADVTLLALMAFDRYVALCQPLTYNSVMTKGRICVLVSIAWLVPIYLILQSTIATSLARVCGSHIPRIYCINYFVNRLACTASLASVGVPAFNYTIYVLYFFSIVWSYIHLIKECIISSENRSKFMQTCLPHLFCLTILLLSMFFDLMYIRFGNNGISHHVGNFMSIVCLVIPPIFNPLIYGLKLTQIRKKITQFFIRKK